TATAGCAattttttctgcattatgcgaCAGGCCGGCCTTCACCCGGCCGGGCATCTACAGCACCCAAGTTTGGATAATCGAataatactaggggttgcgcctacactcccattgtcaaactcctatggctaagtgagagcgataaagccacatagtccggttgcctggttcgccgcactaacacctccttcaaggaccaagtcgttgggtcaagtgtgtttagatgctatcccgaacaccctcgtactacctacgtaggggctgaagccgacgactggctaactctcagataccgtaaacggccgcacaggaggaaacattttaaagtaaaacaagcaacatatcatacataagccttgtttcataatacaagtTCGGGCCAcacggatacattcattcaaaaataatgtccttcgaacactggccctctacaatgcgggatccttccaggacgtcctcgaaataccgctccggcgtgcggtgctctttgcctGCGAGCGGTCCCTCGGTTGgaagcttgacggcgttcatcttcgcccactgcaccttgacacggcgaaggccatccgtgcacctttgatacaaaccgaccgcttcacggcatcAAGCCGGGGGTCCTAATCGGCTACGTATGGGAAGACAAAGTTCTCCATAAGTCCAAAATCTAGGAGAATACATAAGTCTTCCGGACCTTCCTTGGGATCATCATGGGCCACCGGGAAGTGGCCCAGGACGGAACACACATGAGGGTCCTCAGTCCGGCTCACCATGTTGGGAGTCGGTATGGCGAGAGGCCCACTAGCCGAGACACCGTCAGCGGTCAGCCATCACCCGTCACCCAAGGGAGTTGCTGAGCGCACCTGGAGCACGCCCATGGCGCCTTTGTAGTGAGCACCCTCCTCTGTCCGCGCAAGCTTGTCTAGGAGATTTTCAAGCGCCTTGCTTCCTCGCTGTCAACGCCCACGAGCTAGGAGCACACGTTCGCCTTAGAATCTTCGTCGTCTTCGTCTTCTGTCACCGGCAAACCTTCATCAAATGAGGCATCGTCGGTCACTGTCAAGTTCATACGAATACACCAACCGCCTCCCAGCAAGCTCCTCCCCATTTCCCCCATTTTTCTGCCCTTGATTGCATGCTCTAGCGCCTCTCATCTTGGGAGCTGACCTACGGCGAGGATCATGTCGCTCTCTGCTCGTGCTCATGATCACCGGGCATGCTGTTCTGCCACTGTCTCGGACTTTGCCGCCGACGTCGATTCCAAAAATGCATTGATGCACACGCACCAGAGTTGCTCACAGGAATACATGCCTTTGATCATCCTCCGTTGCTCGTCGTGCTACTCTTTGCAGCTTGGAGGCGTAAGAGCAGGCCATGTCAGTCTTTGACCGCCCTCCGGTCTCCCTCCTGCGACCTATCCAACCTCCTTTCTTTAATGGCGAGCTCGCGGACTGTGGCCTATAAGATAGAGATCACCCCTTCTCTCACCCTAACCTATTTTCGACTACTCCAAATTTCCCATATCCAATCTAGCACAAATACCTTGTCCCTAGCGCACCAGGATGAGCACCCCCTCGCCTTCGTTTTTGGCATCGATCGGGAGGAGCAGCAAGCGGATCGTCCGGCCCCTTCTGGGCACATATGGACATGGCGCTGGAGATGGTTGCGCAGATGGACGCATAGGGCAACCAACTCATTTTGGCCTCGACGCCAACACCATCGCACATGTTCCCGCCCAAGGTTGGCAGACGCTGACAGGCGGCCATGGCCTCCCCGTCGCGCAAGTGGACTTGAGAGAGGGCGCTCGCGGCTGCAACGACCGAAATCACCACACGAGGGTGGCCGCGGCCATGCCCGCGGTCCACCCGTCATGGGCCGCCGATGCGACACGCCTGGATGCGAGCCGTCCGGGTAGATCGAACAACGCATAGAGCCCCAGGGAAGAACCCGCGCGCTGCCAACGCCTAACGAACGGTGCAGAGGACCTCCTCGCGCGCGGAGGCACCAAGGAGGCTGGTACTCCAACATCCTTTGTAGAAGTAATTACTCTAAAATAATATTTCTCTTTTGGTCGTGTGGAACGTGTTCATTGTTTGCATCATGTTATGCAGAGGCAGGACATTCACTCGGTGCCGTTGTATTAGGGGACAAAGCTAAGCTTAGTTCAAAGGTATGCAATCCACACCCAATATTCTTGCACAAAATTTTCAGCAGCATCTAACCTGTGCTGCTGCTCTCAGAGTACCATGCATCAATATACAGAAAAACTCGCACACACAAGACTTGCCTAGCCACCATTGACATTTACCATTCTCCTCTGGGCTCTGGCCAAATGACCTCGCTACACAGAGAGTGGAGACTGGACCTGCTGCCACATATCATCACTTTCACGGTTTCACATCAAACTGTTCGCCTATATCTAATGCTCTGCCCCAAACCTACATCGAAAACTGTTAAAACCTACTAGTAAATGTCACTACTGAGAGTCAGGTCATTATAAGGACCATGAAATTTCTACAAACACGACCAACAAACCTTCCGAGAATCTGGTCCTTTGGCATTTTTCAATCTTTTTCCTACAACACTTGTAAGATAAACCTGTAGCTTTTAAAATGATATATGCATGAAATGTGATGGATCAGGTCTAACTTTAACATTAGCTGTAGTTTGCTTCCTGCAAACCATCTTCATTTCTACATTTTCCAAATCCAATTTTGCTTAGCAAGCATACATTCTGCGACCATCTGTAATTCCTAGGACACCCTGCCTATATAGGCTGGCATACAGACGGCCAATTAAGCACATGATATCTATGAGATGGTTTTTGCCATCTTGCGCATTAGCCTTTCTCTAAAAGAAACATATTTTATTCAACGTGCCTTAGGAATTTCAACAGAGAGAGATCATACAATTGTTTTCTATTCTCTCCTACACAAAACTTCATCCATAAACCCACCTCAGCGCAAGTATATGCTTCATAGTCAAACTGAGCTTCTCCAGAACAAGCAATTTCAATTTTATGAAAGTAAACTGAAGACCAGATTAATGTTCAAAACAGATACAAACAGTTTCAAGTTTATGAAAGTAATCTGAAGAACAGATAAATGTTCAAaacagcaacaagaaacaatccaACGAACTGAACTTGTAAACATCTGAAATTGTTTGCCACTTGATGCCTATGGACAGACACACATGGTCCTCGAGGATCATCACGATAAACGGCAGATTGAGGAATTGAGAACCTGGGACGATGCCATGGCCTATCCACAGCCCACCAATGCAGCTATGTCACGCAAGCTTCGATCGTAGGTGGCCATGGCAGCTGGTATGCGTACTCCGTGGCATGTCGCTTGTCCCGGAGCACGGCGTACTCTATGTCGTCCAGCAGGACACCAGCGAGGAGCTCGGCGTTGTCCTTGTGCAGAGCAAGAACAACGTTGTCTCCGACCGTCCAGTAGGCGACCCGTTTGGTGCTCCCTGCGAAATAGATGGGGGCCAACTCCCTGTCGCGGCAGACTGGTGTGCTGCTACGTGCGGCGCCGGAGGTCCAGCCGCCGCCGGCGGACGAGAAGGCGCAGGCCCTGGCGTTGCGGTCCCCAAAGCGAAAGAGCGCGCACGTCACCCTGAAGTTTGTCAGGCTGATGCCCGcggccgcgtcctcgtcctcgccgTCGAGGAGGAAAGCGCCCAGCATGTGGCAGCCGTGGAACCACGCCGAGCGAGGGATTTCCCTGAAGCATCGCCTCAGGGGATCGCAGATGAGGATGCCTGGCGCCAGCTCCGAGTGGAAGAGGAGCAGCAGGCCGCCCCGGATGTCGGCGAGCTCCCAGCCGCAATCGCCAAACTCCCCCCGCGGGAGGAAGTCGAGCGCGAGGTTCCGAGCGGCGACGGCGTCCGCCCtcggcgaggaagaggaggaggacgggaCGAATACGGGGTTAAGGCCAGGCGGACGCGGGTGGCCGTGGCGCTCGTTGACGCGGTAGTGGCCGACAACGTGGTCGGACGACGCGCCGGGCAGAGAGCCGAACCGGCGGAGGAAGCTGCCGCCGTCGCCCGCGATTACGTTGCGCCATCGCCTGCAGGTGCACGCGGCACGGATGAGGTGGGCAGGCGAGGGGAGGCGCAGGAACACCAGCTCGAGAAGCTCGCCCGGAATGGCTTCAATATCTCCCTCCCGCGCGGGTACCCGCCGGGAAttcttgcggcggcggcggcggcggcggcggcgggcgtcccCCATGGCCGCCCGGATCTGTGGGATCTGGGTTTCGCCCACGAGAATGGATCACTCCGAACACGTTTTTCTTAACGGGCAAGGGTCTcgaaggaaaaaaggaaagaaattaCAAACCAGTCATTACATCTTGCAAAGAGGACCCGGAACAAATGAGAGTAAAATGTATGCGCGGTCCTAATTATTTTACGAAAATGTCAAGTGAGTCCCAAATCTATGAAAAATGCATATCACAGTCTTAAATCTTTGTAAACGGTTCATTGGAGGTCCTATTGACCTCTGACCTGTGTTGACCGGCTAGCATGATGCTTTGACCACCGCCATGTAGGCATTATTTTGCACAGATCCCCTGTGTGAAGATGTGTCTTCTAATTTCATGGACCTTCTTCTCCGTGCATATGTCAGCCAGACCAAGCAGCATGGTGTGTCATTACGGACGTCGGAGTGGGTTCTCGGCTGGCGTGCCTGTTTATTGACGGCAGGAGGATGAACGGGCAACCCATTTGATTGCGGTATATATCCGCCCCATCCAGTCACGTCGCTCCGGTATTAAACAGACGCGAAGACCGGGACGCGGCGTGGCAGCGCTCTCGGCCGGTGTGTGTGATACGTCTCTGatatatctatattttttattgttcgtGCTATTATATTGTTATTGCCACATACTTTTGTTATCATTTACATTGTTCTatattatttttctggactaacatattaatttaGTGCTCAGtgtcagttgatgttttctgcttgttttttggtTTTACGGAAAATCAATACCTACGGAGGTCCAAGCACGAtgccaatttttgacaattttttctggaccaaaagaaacAGAGGAAGCTTCGGGAGTCGTCGAGAGGATGCTCGAGGGCCCCACAAGGGCAGGTGGCGCGGCTGGGGGTGGCAGCGCCACCCAGGCTTGTGGACCCCCGTGAGCCTCCATTTGATCTAATTCCTGGCCTATAAATTCCAAACCCTCGGAGCGAGACCCGAAACAATTTTATTGTCGATGCAAGCCTTTGTTCCGAAGCGTTCGCATATGGAGCCTTGTTCCGGAGTTTTGCCGTAGGGGAAAACCATtggggtggccatcttcatcaaccttgctaactccatgatggtgtgtgagtagttcctccaggacctatgggtccatagtagtagctagatggctctctctctctctctctctctctctctctctctctctctctctcagatcttCAATATCATGTCCTCTTCTGAGATCATTCCGAATGTAAttcttgtggtgtgtttgttgggatccgatgaattatagATTTATAATCAGATTGTTCATTGATTTATATTGAATCTCTTGAAGTTTTTTGTTGCATAATTAAATAGCTATGTATGCTTTCCGATCTAtttgtctgttggggaacgtagcatgcaatttcaaaaaaattcctacgatcacgcaagatctatctaggagatgcatagcaacgagagggggagagtgtgtccacgtaccttcgtagaccgaaagcagaagtgttagtttaacgcggttgatgtagtcgaacgtcttctcaattcaaccgatcaagtaccgaatgtacatcacctccgagttctgcacacgttcaactcgatgacgtccctcgaactcttgatccagcaaagtgtcgagggagagtttcgtcagcacgacgccgtggtgacggtgatggtgaagtgatccgcgcagggcttcgcctaagaactacgacaatatgaccggaggagtaaacggtggaggggggcaccacacacggcaaagaacaattgatgtgccttagaggtgccccccgcccccgtatataaaggagggagaggggaggaggccggcctaggggcgcgccaagtgggaggaGTAGTCCCACTTGGGCtactagtccaattcggcccccttccttttatcggagggggaaagagggaaggagagggagaaggagaaggaaaaggaaaggggggccgcgccacctcccctagtccaattcggattcctcccttggggggggcgccacccttgtgggctgccttgctATGGCCCATAGGGCCCAtatcttccccggggggttccggtaaccccctggtactccgatacgtacccgatacattctgaaacactttcggtgtccgaatactatcatccaatatatcaatctttatctctcatcatgtccgtgatctcatccgggactcagaacaatcttcggtcaccaaacacacataactaataatacaaatcgtcatcgaacgttaagcgtgcggaccctacgggttcgagaactatgtagacatgaccgagacacctctctggtcaataaccagcagcggaacctggatgctcatattggttcccacatattctacgaagaactttatctgtcaaaccgtaatgacaacatacgtcattccctttgtcatcggtatgttacttgcccgagattcgatcgtcggtatcttcttacctagttcaatctcgttaccagcaagtctctttactcattccgtaatgcatcatcccacaactaacccattagtcacattgcttgcaaggcttatcatgatgtgcattaccgagagggcccaaagatacctctccgatactctgagtgacaaatcctaatctcgatctatgcaagcccaacaaacaccttcggagatacatgtagagcatctttataatcacccagttacgttgtgacgttcgatagcacacaaggtattcctccggtattcggcagttgcataatctcatagtcaaaggaatatgtataagtcatgaagaaagcaatagcaataaaacttaacgatcattatgctaagctaacggatgggtcttgtccatcacatcattctcctaatgatgtgaccccattcatcaaatgacaacacatgtctatggttaggaaacttaaccatctttgattaacgagctagtctagtagaggcttactagggacactgtgttttgtctatgtatccacagattggggcaccccagctcagaggaaccggtttaccatgcattgccatcccagagaccatgtcttctggcaacacacaacatcttggtacagaaaacgaccgctttattgatgctagcggatcaaagtttatattacaacaggtagcgaggccaagcggcacacacagtgcggctgaacaatatgtacattatttagtgaacataaaggggcctcgatcataacaactacgcggcagcggaccAACGtcatagcggaactccatagcacagggacaccgatgtggacacgatctagactcggacggcactcctttccaacgagactttcctgaaatctggcatggcatgccaggtcagtacattgaatgtacttgcaagctcacaacaaacataaacataatgacaaacaatatcatgataattaaccaattattaataatgcaacaagatagccaacatgttgtgatcatgctccTAAGAGAAAAATCTCTCGGActggcttaccaacggtgatcgctcttggatcacaaacgtACCAACCTCAAGGTCTTAACTAGGGATATCTCGTGATCTTTCCGGCgaccacaaccacgaccaatatttggtctcaaacggtgatccttctggcgatcacaaccacgaccaacacttggtctaaaacaacaagatgacctttccgccatcatcaacagtgcaaagttcataacttagtgtgcaagatttattaaacgttgacccatggtgtgacctactttcgagcgtgtccgtaaccgtggactcggctatcgatagattaatacactctgcaaaggtagcgcactgtacccacaccacggaacccatggcctcgcactcccatttgggtggaccaacggcatttcgacgaaacccctccattgccatgacactcccccggccactccgactcactccccactgggctagtcctgggtggccccgtgtctaccaaagacacaacgaccaccgtcgttgCCAAAACATAAACAGTCCCACATGGGGACACGGTAccaaaatctcaacaacgggcacacaaggttatgtcttcttacggggccagggtaccgcacacccataaccttccctcgttggaggcaccgaccagaggcatgacaacggaccgaataaaggccttcccataaaggcaaatgtggttgcactgggaaaaactcgtttcagtggcaccatgacccggtcaacgatgtattcaagttgagttattatcaggttcaacttaaagggaaaataaccggtgtcataggatgccatgaaatgcaacactaacatatgcatcacatatcaacggaaatgactgagtcaactatatccacactaagcatcaacaactcatgacacttctctggttaggattaaaccttactttaaacagaatctttctagcaaatttatcatttttctcatgcatgaaaaataactccATATAATTATTTATATCCATAACTATATTACTCTTCCATAACAAAAATTATTTctagtttctttaccaacttagttagctttaaactttatgtaaatcaagcatattaacttaaaccagcaactaacagaatataaataacataatagtgatttaaatgcacggattaaatcattcattcaagtaggaaaatcacaaatattgtaatggcaccatgaaaatgttgctgtggcttgccttagtgcagatgaggttcacaagcctcctggtgatcctcaagacaagcctcaccctctgaaaatatttataaacacaaaaagaaaacatcaagaacccttctgaaattcaccagaaaatctagacagcagggaaaaatcccatttttggtgagctgctagatttctttacaaataacacaatgcaaaaagaatcaattcatttggacttatggttaaagagttttggctgtttgaagctctctggaaaatatgaaatttgaatttaaataaaaacagactggggggtgacgtcgaaggcgtaaagcctcagggcgccaccactcataccgcttcgcgcgcgtactgagtggctgactagtgggccccgctagtcaggtgaggggggagagggagaaggaaacagaggacggcgcagcttcgccggagcacacgcaGGCGACGACGGcttcttggccaaaacgagagggagggatcgagagaggagacggaggcgcacctgcccgtacccgtagagtagctaggggtggtcggatggCGTCGGAATCAACCTCTCTAGCAGAGGCACAGAGCGGTGgttgccggagacgaagacgacggcgaacataggcgactccaggggctccaaccaggcggAACAACAGCAACGAAGAGTGGCGGAGGACCTGGAAGGGTTGCCccggcctgggaggggctggagctacggagacgacccgagggggtcgccggcaagctcgagctcggggacagcggccgcggcctgcccggccaggctacggctatctacgagattgtggagtgtgtgggaggcgtggatggtgctcgaggaggctggggagggctccattTATAGCCGAGCGttgaggggggttcgggctccgccggtggacacctggacacggcgcccggcgatgaacggcgtcagtgagaggggaagaaggcgagcagctcacgcggggactgtgggcgaacggggacgagcacaagggcactggggtgacgacgagcacagtgcgcaccgcactgttacattggccggaccgcgcccgtgctcgctgcggcgagctccggcgtcggcgagcgccaggagggagttaagggagcttggacgaagattgtggcgaagtttggcaagctTAGGCAGTCGGGGCAGCGAGCACGCGAGCAACAAAAGCTCGGGCGCAacgcagagcgcgtcgacacgcaggtTGGCATCATGTACacgtgtggtcaccgcgtgaactctgcccTCAGGCCAACCTAAGTCCCAatttcatgtctggcttgttgttcatggtagttttgaagattaccacgctttggtttggaccCAGACGCAGTAGGATAGATTTCAACTGCctggtaagtttctgatcagtaactttgagagcttactgtggtcaaatggctgggagttgagggctgggcttgggaggctagcaatcatctactaaggtgatgatgcacaagaaaaattaGCCACaaaggagcaagtaaaatggtagttgttgtagaaaccaccatttctgtccagaacagaaaatattttctgtagcaaaaatattccaacaaGTGATGAAATaattttgctcaggaaggtgccctagggt
This window of the Triticum aestivum cultivar Chinese Spring chromosome 5D, IWGSC CS RefSeq v2.1, whole genome shotgun sequence genome carries:
- the LOC123125300 gene encoding uncharacterized protein, which encodes MGDARRRRRRRRRKNSRRVPAREGDIEAIPGELLELVFLRLPSPAHLIRAACTCRRWRNVIAGDGGSFLRRFGSLPGASSDHVVGHYRVNERHGHPRPPGLNPVFVPSSSSSSPRADAVAARNLALDFLPRGEFGDCGWELADIRGGLLLLFHSELAPGILICDPLRRCFREIPRSAWFHGCHMLGAFLLDGEDEDAAAGISLTNFRVTCALFRFGDRNARACAFSSAGGGWTSGAARSSTPVCRDRELAPIYFAGSTKRVAYWTVGDNVVLALHKDNAELLAGVLLDDIEYAVLRDKRHATEYAYQLPWPPTIEACVT